One segment of Hemibagrus wyckioides isolate EC202008001 linkage group LG05, SWU_Hwy_1.0, whole genome shotgun sequence DNA contains the following:
- the LOC131353198 gene encoding CMRF35-like molecule 1 isoform X1, which translates to MYRSIACCAEVRKNSGDVKKTMQTFVRTLSFFQVLISVTVKTKAESVFTGTEGGSVDISCKYPDGYRYTPMYFCRHPCYSSDVLIKSQKVDKAISRGRYTALNTPSGRSFSVTIRHLRLKDSGVYYCGVDKWGYDILIKVKLNVTKDITVPVSTHAPVSRQNQRSEVAEFPSATTVTTATADCFTSYEQTSSTTSVDPHGQLLAVGGGVLGLLLCCVLVTLVILYRKTSTNLTSLKAPASEIQISQAPPDQEDICHVYDEILAVYSLGGPATGDESSATYSTIQLPASADNDCSPYSLVAPH; encoded by the exons ATGTATCGTTCCATAGCATGCTGTGCTGAGGTTAGAAAGAACTCTGGTGATGTGAAGAAAACAATGCAGACATTTGTGAGGACTCTGTCCTTTTTTCAAG ttttgATAAGTGTGACAGTGAAGACCAAGGCTGAAAGCGTTTTTACTGGAACAGAAGGAGGCAGTGTGGATATCTCCTGTAAATACCCTGATGGATATCGATATACACCCATGTACTTCTGTCGTCATCCATGCTATTCTTCTGACGTCTTAATTAAATCTCAGAAGGTTGATAAGGCCATCTCTAGGGGAAGATACACTGCACTAAACACTCCATCTGGACGGAGTTTTTCTGTCACCATCAGACACCTCAGATTAAAGGACTCTGGAGTTTATTACTGTGGAGTGGATAAATGGGGATATGACATATTGATTAAAGTAAAGCTTAATGTCACTAAAG ACATAACAGTACCTGTGTCTACACATGCTCCAGTGTCCAGGCAGAATCAAAGGTCTGAAGTTGCAGAGTTTCCCTCTGCCACAACAGTCACAACAGCTACTGCAG attGTTTCACTTCATATGAACAAACTTCATCCACAACTTCTGTAGACCCACACG GACAGCTGCTTGCTGTTGGCGGAGGAGTGCTGGGCCTTCTGCTGTGCTGTGTTCTTGTAACTCTTGTGATTCTCTACAGGAAAACATCTACAAACCTCACAT cTTTGAAAGCACCTGCTTCTGAAATCCAAATTTCACAAGCACCACCTGATCAG GAGGACATTTGTCATGTGTATGATGAGATTTTGGCTGTGTATAGTTTAGGTGGTCCAGCTACAGGAGATGAATCTTCAGCCACTTACAGCACCATTCAGCTCCCTGCTTCAGCAGATAATGATTGCAGTCCATACTCTCTTGTTGCTCCTCACTGA
- the LOC131353198 gene encoding CMRF35-like molecule 1 isoform X2, which translates to MYRSIACCAEVRKNSGDVKKTMQTFVRTLSFFQVLISVTVKTKAESVFTGTEGGSVDISCKYPDGYRYTPMYFCRHPCYSSDVLIKSQKVDKAISRGRYTALNTPSGRSFSVTIRHLRLKDSGVYYCGVDKWGYDILIKVKLNVTKVSRQNQRSEVAEFPSATTVTTATADCFTSYEQTSSTTSVDPHGQLLAVGGGVLGLLLCCVLVTLVILYRKTSTNLTSLKAPASEIQISQAPPDQEDICHVYDEILAVYSLGGPATGDESSATYSTIQLPASADNDCSPYSLVAPH; encoded by the exons ATGTATCGTTCCATAGCATGCTGTGCTGAGGTTAGAAAGAACTCTGGTGATGTGAAGAAAACAATGCAGACATTTGTGAGGACTCTGTCCTTTTTTCAAG ttttgATAAGTGTGACAGTGAAGACCAAGGCTGAAAGCGTTTTTACTGGAACAGAAGGAGGCAGTGTGGATATCTCCTGTAAATACCCTGATGGATATCGATATACACCCATGTACTTCTGTCGTCATCCATGCTATTCTTCTGACGTCTTAATTAAATCTCAGAAGGTTGATAAGGCCATCTCTAGGGGAAGATACACTGCACTAAACACTCCATCTGGACGGAGTTTTTCTGTCACCATCAGACACCTCAGATTAAAGGACTCTGGAGTTTATTACTGTGGAGTGGATAAATGGGGATATGACATATTGATTAAAGTAAAGCTTAATGTCACTAAAG TGTCCAGGCAGAATCAAAGGTCTGAAGTTGCAGAGTTTCCCTCTGCCACAACAGTCACAACAGCTACTGCAG attGTTTCACTTCATATGAACAAACTTCATCCACAACTTCTGTAGACCCACACG GACAGCTGCTTGCTGTTGGCGGAGGAGTGCTGGGCCTTCTGCTGTGCTGTGTTCTTGTAACTCTTGTGATTCTCTACAGGAAAACATCTACAAACCTCACAT cTTTGAAAGCACCTGCTTCTGAAATCCAAATTTCACAAGCACCACCTGATCAG GAGGACATTTGTCATGTGTATGATGAGATTTTGGCTGTGTATAGTTTAGGTGGTCCAGCTACAGGAGATGAATCTTCAGCCACTTACAGCACCATTCAGCTCCCTGCTTCAGCAGATAATGATTGCAGTCCATACTCTCTTGTTGCTCCTCACTGA
- the LOC131353198 gene encoding CMRF35-like molecule 1 isoform X3, with the protein MYRSIACCAEVRKNSGDVKKTMQTFVRTLSFFQVLISVTVKTKAESVFTGTEGGSVDISCKYPDGYRYTPMYFCRHPCYSSDVLIKSQKVDKAISRGRYTALNTPSGRSFSVTIRHLRLKDSGVYYCGVDKWGYDILIKVKLNVTKDITVPVSTHAPVSRQNQRSEVAEFPSATTVTTATADCFTSYEQTSSTTSVDPHGQLLAVGGGVLGLLLCCVLVTLVILYRKTSTNLTSLKAPASEIQISQAPPDQFRWSSYRR; encoded by the exons ATGTATCGTTCCATAGCATGCTGTGCTGAGGTTAGAAAGAACTCTGGTGATGTGAAGAAAACAATGCAGACATTTGTGAGGACTCTGTCCTTTTTTCAAG ttttgATAAGTGTGACAGTGAAGACCAAGGCTGAAAGCGTTTTTACTGGAACAGAAGGAGGCAGTGTGGATATCTCCTGTAAATACCCTGATGGATATCGATATACACCCATGTACTTCTGTCGTCATCCATGCTATTCTTCTGACGTCTTAATTAAATCTCAGAAGGTTGATAAGGCCATCTCTAGGGGAAGATACACTGCACTAAACACTCCATCTGGACGGAGTTTTTCTGTCACCATCAGACACCTCAGATTAAAGGACTCTGGAGTTTATTACTGTGGAGTGGATAAATGGGGATATGACATATTGATTAAAGTAAAGCTTAATGTCACTAAAG ACATAACAGTACCTGTGTCTACACATGCTCCAGTGTCCAGGCAGAATCAAAGGTCTGAAGTTGCAGAGTTTCCCTCTGCCACAACAGTCACAACAGCTACTGCAG attGTTTCACTTCATATGAACAAACTTCATCCACAACTTCTGTAGACCCACACG GACAGCTGCTTGCTGTTGGCGGAGGAGTGCTGGGCCTTCTGCTGTGCTGTGTTCTTGTAACTCTTGTGATTCTCTACAGGAAAACATCTACAAACCTCACAT cTTTGAAAGCACCTGCTTCTGAAATCCAAATTTCACAAGCACCACCTGATCAG TTTAGGTGGTCCAGCTACAGGAGATGA